A genomic region of Kluyveromyces marxianus DMKU3-1042 DNA, complete genome, chromosome 5 contains the following coding sequences:
- the TEL2 gene encoding Tel2p — protein sequence MKQCVSSVLDYKCDQATISDVLGQLLVNKVCSSDEVLPIIKNVIPIYPSLNRESKSQLLRLCSYNYNFITQMSEYAKELGEKAESAIYQDVVIDVLKLEKGSLFNYVSVVSRSEAPFLKSGLFGSKIFNALSSRISIVDYLGYMQTQWEYLFLHTHQYERLHLELFLTCLQLNVPLGIDIFIESVILHSHALWNAFLEMFSKGSSIHQRRLFIHHLVPYFNKIIDARSCSVAFTLLSQIPFTLPVYSQCFNWSNVYFKIAYLGALSDTQRVQLFKEILPYFEQIDSYSDDMVAEMLVLLLNHLSEDSRDELYRDPLSLSFVTKRLHSEERLVRERTMFVAKLLTNNKLEYDSDFTIDVPNIKLEKQANVTLPISIDNIPTEKVNSTAQRDLIKQVKTISLQDSDDEDDEDDEDDDQYFRDILFLKDLVIEFDKAEKDDTSELKLLKNTVKLVRQKKDFPTEVAFYSTQLLKSITTLANKFDEPAFEEWKTNALVSIIVVCPDKITVLYEILFSAELSLQQRMVILTAASLAARELRGFNDDFVLKPVYDFPTKRLPWDTESRSEKLNEQGKIQDVSDIKNLGTVWRSKRLDIEKSRLNSTQNINKFRKYATKFFYPLAHAWLNGIDLGSFDKLFKMHYLSVLRMIITCANPHFEFETMQTLMEEVLKDAIKQQIPIS from the coding sequence ATGAAACAGTGTGTGAGTAGTGTGTTAGATTATAAGTGTGATCAAGCTACTATTTCAGATGTATTAGGACAGTTATTGGTGAATAAGGTTTGTTCGAGCGATGAGGTACTACCGATAATCAAAAACGTCATACCAATCTATCCCTCGCTAAACAGGGAGTCAAAATCACAATTGCTACGCCTATGTAGCTATAACTACAATTTCATAACACAGATGTCAGAATATGCTAAAGAGTTGGGTGAGAAAGCTGAATCAGCTATTTACCAAGATGTTGTAATAGACGTATTGAAACTAGAAAAAGGCAGTTTGTTCAATTACGTTTCTGTTGTCTCCAGATCAGAAGCCCCATTTCTCAAATCAGGACTATTCGGTAGTAAAATTTTCAATGCTCTCAGCTCCCGTATCTCTATTGTTGATTATTTGGGGTACATGCAGACGCAATGGGAGTATCTATTCTTACATACCCATCAGTACGAAAGACTACATCTTGAGCTATTCCTCACTTGTTTGCAACTAAATGTACCTTTAGGTATTGACATTTTTATCGAAAGTGTTATTCTTCATAGCCATGCTTTATGGAATGCATTTCTTGAGATGTTCTCGAAGGGAAGTTCTATCCATCAAAGACGACTATTCATCCATCACTTAGTTCCTTAtttcaataaaataatagaCGCCAGATCATGTTCAGTGGCATTCACACTCCTCTCTCAGATTCCATTTACACTACCAGTTTATTCACAATGTTTCAACTGGTCGAACGTATACTTCAAGATCGCTTATCTGGGAGCACTCTCTGATACTCAACGTGTCCAAttattcaaagaaattttGCCATATTTTGAGCAAATTGATAGTTATTCGGACGATATGGTGGCAGAGATGTTAGTTTTGTTGCTGAATCATTTGTCTGAGGATTCAAGGGATGAACTATATAGAGACCCGCTATCGTTGAGTTTTGTTACCAAGAGACTACATTCTGAGGAGCGCCTTGTAAGAGAAAGGACGATGTTCGTTGCTAAACTTTTAACCAATAATAAATTAGAGTATGATAGTGACTTTACCATAGATGTACCGAACATCAAGTTGGAGAAACAAGCGAATGTCACGCTACCTATATCTATAGACAATATTCCTACTGAAAAAGTGAACTCAACTGCTCAGCGGGATCTAATCAAGCAAGTAAAAACGATATCCTTGCAGGATAgtgatgacgaagatgatgaagatgatgaagatgatgatcaATATTTTAGGGATATactcttcttgaaagatctcgttattgaatttgataAAGCAGAAAAGGATGATACTTCCGAATTGaaactattgaaaaatacaGTGAAGCTAGTTCgacaaaagaaggattTTCCTACAGAAGTTGCATTTTATTCCACACAACTTCTCAAAAGTATTACAACATTAGCAAATAAATTTGATGAACctgcttttgaagaatggaAAACCAATGCTTTAGTCAGTATAATAGTAGTTTGCCCTGATAAAATCACAGTTCTATATGAGATACTTTTCAGTGCAGAACTATCTTTACAGCAGAGAATGGTCATATTAACAGCTGCGTCACTTGCAGCACGAGAACTTCGTGGGTTTAATGATGACTTCGTTCTCAAACCCGTATATGATTTCCCGACTAAAAGGTTGCCTTGGGATACGGAATCTAGGTCGGAGAAACTAAATGAGCAAGGAAAGATTCAAGATGTATCCgatatcaaaaatttgGGTACTGTGTGGAGATCTAAGCGGTTGGATATCGAAAAGAGTAGATTAAACTCTACgcaaaatatcaataaatTCAGAAAATACGCAACTAAGTTCTTCTATCCTCTAGCACATGCATGGTTGAATGGAATCGATCTCGGAAGTTTTGATAAGCTTTTTAAAATGCACTACTTAAGCGTACTAAGAATGATAATAACATGTGCAAACCCGCATTTTGAATTCGAAACAATGCAAACTTTAATGGAGGAGGTCTTGAAAGATGCTATAAAACAACAGATTCCAATATCCTGA